The window cctttccccaccctcttccttcctgtctctcaaaagataaaaaggaaggaagggaggaaggagggaagggaggaagaagagaaaggagggaggaaggaaaaactagaaatagaaaatctCCATCAAATTCCTAAAGAGAACTCAACGCCCTAATGTGGCCATGGGCACTAGGGAATAAAGTTCCATGATGCTGGTGCCCTGACAAGAAAATCTTCAAAGAAGTGGCTACCCAAGATTGTTATGTTTTTTATCAGGAAGAAATTATTTACAGTTTCTGTGCCCCATCCCCTGTTGGGAAAGCTTATTTGTCTCCACCTATGAGCTTATTTTGTGATTCCCTTCCAACCAAACGCCACCTCCAGTACTGTCCCTTCAGCAAGAAGTTGGCTCATTATCAAATCAGTTCAgtatcacccaaaatcaaatcttgCTTTGGGTCTGCCAAGGACtaagtgatgatgatggtgatgatgatgatgatgatagcagAAGCTACCATTTATTTCATATCAAATCCTAACAACCCTTCAAGCTAAGCATtagttccattttatagattaaaaaatggaGGCAACAAAGGGGAAGTAATTTGCCCAGCCCATAAGTGAAAGAGCTGAATTCAAATCCAAGGCTGTATGGCTCCCAAAAGAGAATGGGCTATCTCAGGAATCTCAGGAGATAGAGCATTACTGATCAAGCAAGGTTCAAAAAAGGCAGATGTAATTTAGCAAAACTGAAAGTGGGGATCCAAGCATTAAATGTGTTGCTGAAGCTCTCTGCCTCTGTGGAAAGGCTGCTTGATATCTTTTAGAGACTAGGGTAGTTAATAAATGAAAGCTGTCCGTTTCTTGTTCTTGTTCATCATATTATAATTCTAACTCCCAGCTCTTCACCAGGATCCCAAGTCCACAGTGTGTCTTTTAGATGTTTTCTTCTGTCCACATTGAACATGTTTTATGATATCCAACCAGTAAACTTGGCCTCTGATTTTACTATTCCTTCCTGCCAAACTGAGCAGTGATGTATGCCCATCTCCACTGGGGTTTCGGTACTGATACATATActctatgtcagtggtccccaaccttttttgggccatggaccagtttaatgtcagaaaatattttcatggaccagcctttagggtaggatAGATAAacgtatcacatgactgagacaagcgtcaagagtgagtcttaggccctggccggttggctcagtggtagagcatcggcctggcgtgcaaggggtcctgggttcgattcccggccaaggcacacaagagaagcgcccatctgcttctccacccctccccctctccttcctctctgtctctctcttcccctcccgcagcgaagctccattggagcaaagatggcccgggtgctggggatggctccttggcctctgccccaggcgctagagtggctctggtcgcaatagagcgacgccccggaggggcagagcatcgccccctggtgggcagagcgtcgccccctggtgggcgtgccgggtggatcctggtcaggcgcatgcgggagtctgtctgactgtctctccctgtttccagcttcggaaaaataaaaaaaaaaaaaaaaaaaaaaaagagtgaggagtgagtcttagacagatgtaacaagagggaatctggtcattttttaaaagtaaaacatcgttcagacttaaatataaataagacagaaataatgtaagttatttattctttctctgcagaccggtaccaaatggcccacagaccggtaccggtccatggcccgggggttggggaccactgctctatgtaCATTAACAAACTCCTGGCTAATGTCAAACAATGTTGATCCTAATCTCATTCCCAGCCACAGCCTCTCTAGTCTCTCCCTGTCATTTCTAAGATCGAAGCCCCTTTAAGTTTTAGCCAATGAAGAGTGAAACCTCATGTTTTTGGTAAACACTTGGCTTGCTCTTATAAattgcatttgaaaataaaaatgttttaaaacctgCAAAGAACATTTATCTGATTATTAAAGACCTCTTTACAATAAAACATGTTCTGTTCCATACATTTAACCACAAGATGAAACCCCCTCCTAATCTTGAAGTCCAAGATTTCTTAGAAATACATGGCAAAATAATATCTACAGTTCATTCATCATACAGGCTAAATAAATccaattatttagaaaatatacagTACCTCTTGATTACTGAGTCatgatattttcttctaatcttaaagagaaaattaagaaaaggtAAATGTTCAGATTATAAACATTCTAGTGCCTTATAAAACCACAAGTAATCATGACATACATTATTTGCTAATCAAGTCTTTATAAAGCAGAGAAACAGTAATGAGGAACAAATAGCTAACGTATTCTAAAATTAATGTACTACAACCTTGTGTGCACATTAAACATATTACtagttttttaataaaactaaatatgaGACAACTAACTGCACAGCACTTAGTAAATCAGTGTCTTTACCACAAGCctcacttaaaaatttattgcctggcttgtggtggcgcggtggataaagtgttgacctggaacgctgaggttgtcagttggaaaccctgggcttgctgggtcaagatacatatgacaagcaaccaatgaacagctagagtgaaggaGTAAAGCAattataagttgatacttcttgcccttcccttctctctctgtaaaatcaacaagtaaaatcttttttaaaaaatttacttaagCAAGAAGCTATCTATAAGGTTGCAGTCATACCTATTATCAAAAGGACTTCATTCACCCACAATTACTATTAAAACTCAGACAAAGGAGCCTCACTTCATTTAATTACACAACAGGTAGGTACTCTTCCTCCAATCACCAAACTGATTATCAGTTAGTCATCCTTATAATATACGATAGGAATATGCCTTTATGTTCTACAAAAACTCCATAAACTGAGTGAAACATTAGCCTTCCTTTTCACACGAATCATCactaaacttaataaaaaaaattaaatacccatACCCATGAAGCATAACTACAATGAGAAGCACAATTATGACTTTCATCATATGGGTGGTAATTTCAACAAATGATTACAAAGGACAGATATGATTTTCTGCCACTCAGTAATATGGAAGTTGAGTCAAGCAAGCTAAAATAcaagtttcatattttttcacaaaacctaaaataaatctttagagaaaaatatcacatgatatTACTTACTTTTTCGAACAGTCTTTGTTTGACTGGATACCATATTCACAGCTTCAGATGGGAGACCAACATACACTCCACCAtagtttcttaataaaaaaaaaaaaagcagatatagAAAAAGCAGACTAACTTAAATAATactatataccgtatttccccatgtataaggtacacctttttttgaaatatttggggtctaaaaacggggtgcatttttagaccccaaatatttatacaatggttatagggtttttttacttgcatttgccgctttttcatgcttgttttgtgctcattgttgaagacagtaatttgtcatcagacacagataataacaagctaatggatgggagttttgacagtgatgaggagttgtatgaattttatgatgaataaaacttgagttcaataactttatgcaatacttttttttttcaaatttcgggccccaaaattaaagtgcctcttatacatgggagtgtcttatacatgggaaatacagtatttgaagAAAGCATCAGAAGCATGGAGTATGTCAAACAATTataagattattaaaaataactcatGAGTTTTCAAAAGTAGAATTCAGATTATGGCccttgaaaatataattatttttctgtttaaaagaagccatatatctatatattgtgTTTGTAAAATTTTTAGATACTTTacttacaaaaagaagaaaagttcaaatattataatttagtattttaataaatattagtggaGTGACATGTGATATTTATTAGAAATTCAGAGTGGCTAAAGTGATACTCAATGGTATGGACATACAAAAACATTTCCGCTATAGGTAGCTATAAATATTGTATAAAAGACTGAAAGAGCGCGCTCAGTGGTAACAAGAGCAGAGAGCAGTGCaccagaggaggaaggggggaagggagaaggatgaggaCTGAAGAGAAGGCATCAAGTTAGGGAGAAGAGCACACCCTAAGGCCACAAGATGGAAACTACTACAGACCACATGTACGGGACAAAAAACAAACTTGTTTGGATAAAACGAAGATAATAAACCCTGGGCAAGTTCTTTTTCAGATCACATATTCTGTGCCAAGTTTTCCTGGTGGAATCTCTATTGTTTGGTAGTGTGCCACAGTGTTAAATTAAATTTGTGATTCAAATCAATCTATGTCAAATTAAATGCGATGTGGCCAAATTTATACAAATTAAAGCCAGCTTCAATATCAAACATACCTCCTCTTATCATCTTCTGTTATCGATTCTTCTGTTCTAAAAGGTCAAAAAACATTTGCTATGAGACATTTGGTTATGTAGTCAGAgacttatttttgtttatgagaAAAAGGACTCTGagttaaagtctattttatttcaAGCTCTTCCACCAGGTATTTCTGTAACACAGTATTGTCTCACTACAATCACTCATGCACTAAAAAATTGGTAATTTTCTACTTATCAAAATGTGTAAACCCAGCCAATGACATAAAGCCCAActacaaacaaaatgaaaaattgagGGCAGCCACAAATGGGAAGAGCATGGAAATTAGGCGTCAGCAAGTCTGGGTTCTTCTCTTGGCTGTGCCATCCACTCTCTTGTGTGACAGGTTGTGGACAAGTGACCTACCTGAATCTAATCTGCAAAATAAGGTTGAGCAGATAACTCCAAAGATCTTTTCTAGTCCTAACATGCTGattttgtgtctcttttttttttattttactgtatttagaaaattgaatttaatgaggtgacatagatcaataaaagtacacaggtttcaggtaaacatttctatagcatttgaactgttggttgtgttgtgtgctcatcacctaaagtcacatcattttccatcaccatatatttatccctctttactcccctctccccaccaacCTCCCCAAAACCTCCtgcccctagtaaccacttcattcttatctatatccatgactctcagttttatgtcccatctacatgTGCAATCGTAtaatttcttagcttttttttcaataaataaatttttattaattttaatggggagacatcaataaatcagggtacatatattcaaagaaaacatgtccaggttatcttgtcattcaattctgttgcatacccatcaccaaaagtcagattgtcctccatcaccttctatctagttttctttgtgcctctccccctccccttccccctcctcctcctttccttccccatcccccgtaaccaccacactcttgtccatgtctcttagtctcgtttttatgtcccaccaatgtacggaatcctgcagttcttgtttttttctgatttacttatttcactccatataatgttatcaagatcccaccatttgtgtaagtgatccgatgtcataatttttctttttttttttttttttttgtatttttctgaagctggaaatggggagagacagtcagacagactaccgcatgcacccgaccaggatccacccagcacgcccaccagggggcgacgctctgcccaccacggggcaatgctctgcccctcccgggcgtcgctctgtcgcgaccagagccgctctagcgcctggggcagaggccaaggagccatccccagcgcccgggccatctttgctccaatggagcctcagctgcgggaggggaagagagagacagagaggaaggagagggggaggggtggagaagcagatgggcgcttctcctgtgtgccctggccgggaatcgaacccgggacctctacacgccagattgatgctctaccactgagccaaccagccagggatcatttattatggctgaatagtataccatggtgtatatgtgccacatcttctatatccagtcttcatttttttttttcacagtgattaaagcctttaagcaaactcttggccaatacagcaagaatccataaaagagtagtgtccttaacatgttcaccaagtccaagttggccccaacaccatgccaaatccctgaaaaatgcaacccaaccccagttcagtctgttaggagctgtcacaaggagcaggagtccaggaaaagtccacatccaggaaaagcccacatggcactggaattgtcacaattctatactttgtagctcacgtccaagtcccaatgaccgctgcttctagctggtaatgattcaggtagactggaaatgccatctgcagcatgtgtggagatggagcttctgttctcctctgcctggagagatgagaccaggttgcttttccctggagctctgcaattgtggcttggtaaagagaaccttgggatacactaagctgggtggcaaaggtagattcataatagaagttggcaaaagggggaaagagagctctaaattaggagtaggtcccagcctgaaatatgagtggggcattgaggtaggaggaataaaggaaacactatatattaaacaaagcagcaggaaataggactatcaacacccacaacagagatctttgagggaagaataaaaaacctgactattcaggcaagacatagttaagtggcccttgtgcaaatgagatcagtttacctgcttcttggaagaaataccctaggctcgtccacagtgtcgtagatggggccgatggccctgggcaccttcagccttcagtggcaaaccccagctttctgggcaaggttaggtcctaggtggctggagcagggctggaagagactgaaccctcccttagaggagcgagggagaagcctaccttccagtgtccctgtttcctcacagcagaggcatgtaagcctggcaggctttagttcaatgaccttcctttccactattgaagcaggacccagatggcatcctatgagacccctttggggcattggagcctttaagggtgtatcctaaaagctggtagttcccctgatctctattgggctttttctgcctcttggtatcttaaaagccatgctcagaagatctcgctgaggggtttgaggatccccatccgcctatataaatcttttccatatatctggagctatttgaaaaaagacaaaacagtgttattacctggatcaaataaaaaaggtaatagtttgcaggagaaaaggatttggcgcctcctgttcatcagcattcaaaagaaattttaaaaaatttttaagtaaaaagcatgatatggtagatccataggagttccaggatatgactccccccttttaaatttttttaaattgaccttaaaatatttgctggatacactttaataataccttgactttaaagattgtagaaatacacataattcgataggtttgacaaaatacagtaaatgcttttgctctatatgcaggagcattgtcagtttaaccagtttaggaaatccaataatagaacaatgaatacagacaatgagctataacatgcttagcagcctctcctgttctgacagaggttactataaatccagaatatgtactCACTATAACGTGGaaataggactgtttgccaaatgaaggtatacgagtaacatccatttgccaaagttgccctggtaggggtccttgagggtgaACTCCGAATGAAGGGGCacattgtagtataggaccccttggacaggatttcccaatctgctgtgctgcttcccgagaaagttgaaactgtttacacagggctgcagcgttctggtgatgaatagtatgagactgaattgctcgatctgtcatggttgctccaaataattttcttttgggtagcttgatcaacaagggcattcctaggccctggccggttggctcagtggtagagcgtcaccatggcgtgcaggagtcccaggttcgattctcggccagggcatacagtagaagcacccatctgcttctccacccctccccctctccttcctctctgtctctctcttcccctcccgcagccaaggctccattggagcaaagttggcctgggcgctgaggatggttctgtggcctctgcctcaggtgctagaatggctctggttgcaacagagcaacaccccagatgggcagagcatccccccctggtaggcgtgccgggtggatcccggttgggcgcatgcgggagtctgtctgactgcctccccgtatccaacttcagaaaaatacaaaaaaaaaaaaaggcattcccttgcgctaaagctccagggagcatggagtgagcttgagtatgtcctatgaaacatggagctctatgttgacatacaagtctttgaagaaggaggaactgctgaaatagttcatcagcatttgtccctaagacagcagtctttatagtggaaacaccataagtaaatatttgctgtctgtatatagattaaaggggaaatatggcaaatgctgaaaagccatgataatagcatataattctagactttgagctgatttaagttgactgtttcagtataaagttgtccattgatttgcaaaagcgatttgccatttagtggaagtttcccagagccattgttgttgatcctttcaaaaaaggaaaaataattttgaggctcaaaacctataagctgtaagggtcgcctatgccccttgataatccaggaggcaacaagatcaaaatatgaaagtgtatttcatgggctattagatggttcaatgtgcccaagctgtagctgctcttgtaccaattgagcagctgccctaagtttctcctgagaaaggggccattggtctacccatacaggattatctgatttccaagtaattgggtctacacaatgcattattgaggtagcaggagctccCAAggccctatgctaaattttgatatcctaatccacaccttctggtattgggtgctacttctatgggggtgagaattcctcgctgttcttttcctagtcccttggtgggcaaaaatccccgatcaagcatctgagtactgactaaaccattaggactgataagcaacgctcccatatttttcaaaacatctctaccccacaaataaactggccatccagggagcacataaggcttaaaaaatccagaatgaccttcttaatcttcccaatgtagaaaactagaactttgttgaggggatttactctgccctataccttgtaattctgtggctgctgcatgagtgggccaggaaggaggccaatgtagcttagcaataacagatacatcagctccagtatctaaaagtcctttaaatttatgctcatgtattgttagttccatttcagggtgttcctgacctattttttaaaaatccaattggcaaaatcagaggagccaaatcaccaatttgtttGGGGTCCCTTTAGCAGAATATGGCCTGAGTAgtagaattagcatccttatactattcttctaaatgcctgaattagctgtgagacacattcttttttgttgttgttgttgttttgattaattttgatggggtgacattgataaaattgtcttctgtcaacttctaactggttttctttgtgcccaaccccctctctctcctctcccccatcctgtaaccccaacactgttgtccatgtctctgagtctcatttttatgtcccacctatgtatggaatcatatagttcttagttttttctgatttacttatttagctcagtataatgttatcaaggtccatccatgttgttgtaaaagatccaatgtcatcatttcttatggctgagtagtatttcatacacatgcacacacacacacacacacaccaaagctttttaattcactcatcctctgatggacacttgggccatttccagatctttgctattgtgaacaatgctgccataaacatggggtgcatttcttcttttcaaacagtgctatggtgttcttggggtatattcctaacagtggtatagctgggtcaaaaggcagttcgatttttaatttcttgaggaatctccatactgttttccacagtggctgcaccagtctgcattcccaccagcagtgcaggagggttcccttttctccacatcctcgccagcacttattctgtgttgttttgttgatgagcaccattctgactggtgtgaggtgatatctcattgtggttttaatttgcatttctctaatgattagtgatgttgagcattttttcatatgcctattggccatctgtatgtcctctttggagaagtgtctattcatttcttttgcccatttttggattggattgtttgtcttcctggtattaagttttacaagttctttataaattttggttattaaccccttatcagacgcattgtcaaatatagtGTCCCATTGTGtagtatgtctttttattctgttcttattgtctttagctgtgcagaagctttttagtttgataaagtcccatttgtttatcctgtcttttatttcacttgcctgtggagacaaataggcaaatatattgctgcgagagatgtcagagagcttactgcctatgttttcttctaagatgcttatggttttactgcttacatttaagtcttttatccattttgagtttatttttgtgaatggtgtaagttggtggtctagtttcatttttttgcaggtagctgtccaattttcccaacaccatttgttgaagaggctgtctttactccaatgtatgctcttacctcctttgtcaaatatcagttgtccataaaagtgtgggtttatttctgggttctcagttctgttccattgatctatatgcctgttcttatgccagtaccaggctgttttgagtacaatggccttgtagtataacttgatatccggaagtgtgatacctcccactttaattcttccttttcaagattgctgaggctattcgtgttctcttttggttccatataaatttttggaatatgtgttctatatctttgaagtaagtcattggtattttaatcagtattgcattgaatttataaattgctttggataatatagacattttaatgatgtttattcttcctaaccatgagcacggtatatgcttccacttgtttgtatcttccctgatttcttttatcaatgttttataattttccaagtacaagtctttaatctccctggtta is drawn from Saccopteryx leptura isolate mSacLep1 chromosome 1, mSacLep1_pri_phased_curated, whole genome shotgun sequence and contains these coding sequences:
- the C1H12orf75 gene encoding overexpressed in colon carcinoma 1 protein translates to MGCGNSTATSAGSGRGSAGAAKDVTEESITEDDKRRNYGGVYVGLPSEAVNMVSSQTKTVRKN